One window from the genome of Macaca fascicularis isolate 582-1 chromosome 7, T2T-MFA8v1.1 encodes:
- the LOC102141316 gene encoding uncharacterized protein: protein MVTVSYGGCEDEMGLLVQCLVKQSVKVPTVVVVTYIEELTKERDALSLELYRNTITDDELKEKNAELQEKLRLVESEKSEIQLNVKELESKLEKAKLLLPQQQLQEEADHLGKELQCVSAKLQAQVEENKLWNRLYQQQEEKMWRQEEKIQEQEEKIREQEEKRQEQEEKIREQEEKRQEQEKEMWKQEEKIKEQEEKIREQEEKRREQEEKMWRQEEKIQEQEEKIHEQEEKIREQEKKRQEQEKKMWRQEKMHEQEEKMHEQEEKIREQEKRRQEQEEKIWRQEEKIREQEEKMHDQEEKIREQEKKMHKQEEKIPEQQKKRQEQEEKMWRQEKKIPEQKEKMWWQEKKIREQEEKMHKQEEKIREQEEKMWRQEKKIQEQEEKMHKQEEKIREQEEKMHEQEEKIQEQKKKIQEQEKKRQEQEEKIWRQEEKIHEQEEKTQEKEEKRREQEEKIWEQAEKIWRQEEKMREQEEKIQEQEQKIREQEEKIREQEMWRQEEKIQEKKENMHNQEEKIWEQEEKIHKQEENIWEQEKKRQEQEEKMRRQEEKLREQEEKIWRQEEKIREQEEKRREQEEKIWRQEEKIREQKEIIREQDEVMREQEEKMCEQEEKLGEKEDMLREQEEKLWEQEKKMWEQEEKMWRQEKKLGEQEEKMWRQEEMMREQEKKMWEQEEMIWEKEQNIREQEEKMWRQEEKMREKEEKMQRQEEKMREQETRLWQQEEKMQKQEVRLQELEERLVELGRKAELWGSRRRWLQTLEIIQNDLTTT from the exons ATGGTAACCGTCTCCTATGGaggttgtgaggatgaaatgggaTTGTTAGTGCAGTGCCTGGTGAAGCAGTCAGTAAAGGTTCCAACAGTGGTAGTAGTAACA TACATCGAGGAGTTAACAAAGGAGAGGGACGCCCTGAGTCTGGAACTGTACAGGAACAC CATAACCGATGATGAGCTGAAGGAGAAAAATGCCGAACTACAAGAAAAACTTCGacttgtagaatctgagaagtcTGAGATCCAGCTCAATGTAAAGGAGCTAGAAAGCAAGCTGGAGAAAGCCAAGCTCCTGCTGCCACAG cagcagctgcaggaggAGGCTGACCACCTGGGTAAGGAGCTTCAGTGTGTGTCCGCGAAGCTCCAAGCCCAGGTGGAAGAGAACAAGTTGTGGAACCGCCTGTACCAGCAACAGGAAGAGAAGAtgtggaggcaggaagagaagatacaggagcaggaagagaagatacgggagcaggaggagaagaggcaagagcaggaggagaagatacgggagcaggaggagaagaggcaggagcaggagaaggagatgtggaagcaggaggagaagataaaggagcaggaggagaagatacgggagcaggaagagaagaggcgggagcaggaggagaagatgtggaggcaggaggagaagatacaggagcaggaggagaagatacatgagcaggaggagaagatacgggagcaggagaagaagaggcaggagcaggagaagaagatgtggaggcaggagaagatgcatgagcaggaggagaagatgcatgagcaggaggagaagatacgggagcaggagaagaggaggcaggagcaggaagagaagatttggaggcaagaggagaagatacgggagcaggaggagaagatgcatgATCAGGAGGAGAAGATAagggagcaggagaagaagatgcacaagcaggaggagaagataccaGAGCAGCAGAAGAAGAGGcaagagcaggaggagaagatgtggaggcaggagaagaagATACCGGAGCAGAAGGAGAAGATGTGGTGGCAGGAGAAGAAgatacgggagcaggaggagaagatgcacaagcaggaggagaagatacgggagcaggaggagaagatgtggaggcaggagaagaagatacaggagcaggaggagaagatgcacaagcaggaggagaagatacgggagcaggaggagaagatgcacgagcaggaggagaagatacaggagcagaagaagaagatacaagagcaggagaagaagaggcaggagcaggaggagaagatttggaggcaggaggagaagatccatgagcaggaggagaagacacaggagaaggaggagaagaggcggGAGCAGGAAGAGAAGATATGGGAGCAGGCGGAGAAGatttggaggcaggaggagaagatgcgtgagcaggaggagaagatacaggAGCAGGAACAGAAgatacgggagcaggaggagaagatacgggagcaggagatgtggaggcaggaggagaagatacaggagaagaaggagaataTGCACAATCAGGAGGAGAAGAtatgggagcaggaggagaagatacacAAGCAGGAGGAGAATATAtgggagcaggagaagaagaggcaggagcaggaggagaagatgcggAGGCAAGAGGAGAAGctacgggagcaggaggagaagatatggaggcaggaggagaagatacgggagcaggaggagaagcggcgggagcaggaggagaagatatggaggcaggaggagaagatacgggAGCAGAAGGAGATAATACGGGAGCAGGATGAGGTGatgcgggagcaggaggagaagatgtgtgagcaggaggagaagctgGGGGAGAAGGAGGATATGCTGCGGGAGCAGGAAGAAAAGCTGtgggagcaggagaagaagatgtgggagcaggaggaaaagatgtggaggcaagagaagaagctaggggagcaggaggagaagatgtggaggcaAGAGGAGATGATGcgggagcaggagaagaagatgtgggagcaggaggagatgATATGGGAGAAGGAGCAAAACATAcgtgagcaggaggagaagatgtggaggcaggaggagaagatgcgggagaaggaggagaagatgcagaggcaggaggagaagatgcggGAGCAGGAAACGAGGCTGTggcagcaggaggagaagatgcagaagcaggaggtgaggctgcaggagctggaggagaggCTGGTGGAGCTGGGGCGGAAGGCTGAGCTTTGGGGGAGCAGGCGGAGGTGGTTGCAAACCCTGGAGATCATACAGAACGACCTCACCACAACTTAG